The Paenibacillus sp. BIC5C1 DNA segment TGATATTTAGATTGGGACAACATCAAAATATCAGAAAACCCTTCTCCTCGGAAGAAGAGGACATCAGATCTACATCGATGCCGCCTACTTCAGAAAAGAAGGGTTAGATATTCACAAACAATCTGCAAACTGGAGCATTTACTCCGTTAATTGTAACGTCTTGCTTCGTTCCGTATCCCGTTCCAATACTGGTTTTAAATACTTCCCTGTATAGGAAGCTTCCACTTTAATAATATCCTCTGGCGTACCTGTCGCAACAATGGTTCCACCACCACTGCCACCTTCTGGACCCAGATCAACGATATAATCGGCTGTTTTGATAACATCCAGGTTATGCTCGATAACCAATACGGATTCACCGGAATCCACCAGACGATGCAGGACGTTCAGCAGACGATCAATATCATCGACATGAAGACCAGTCGTTGGCTCATCCAGAATATAGATCGTTTTACCCGTACTGCGACGATACAGCTCGGAAGCAAGCTTCACGCGTTGTGCTTCACCACCGGACAAGGTCGTTGCAGGCTGCCCCAGGTTAATGTAGCCCAACCCCACGTCGAGCAAGGTTTGCATTTTGCGATGAATTTTCGGAATGTTCTCGAAGAACTGCGTTGCATCCTCTACCGTCATTTCCAGCACATCTGCAATATTTCTATTTTTGTATTTGACTTCAAGGGTTTCGCGATTGTACCGTTTGCCTTTGCAAACCTCACAAGGCACGTAGACATCTGGCAGGAAGTGCATCTCAATTTTGATAATGCCGTCCCCGCGACATGCTTCACAACGACCGCCTTTAATATTGAAACTGAATCTGCCTTTTTTGTATCCGCGCACTTTGGCTTCATTGGTCTGTGCAAACAGATCACGGATGTCATCAAAGACGCCTGTATAGGTAGCCGGGTTGGAACGTGGTGTCCGTCCGATTGGCGACTGGTCAATATCAATGACTTTATCAATATGTTCCAGACCGCGAATCTCTTTGTGCTGACCAGGGCGTACCCGTGCGCGGTTCAGATCACGTGCCAGCGTTTTATACAAAATCTCATTAATTAGTGTCGATTTACCCGAGCCGGATACACCTGTTACTGCGGTAAATACGCCCACTGGAATTTTTACATTCAGGTTTTTTAGGTTATTTTCCTTCGCTCCACGCACTTCCAGCCAGCGGTCCCCGACACTACGGCGTTCCGTACGTACCGGAATAAACTTGCGCCCACTCAGATATTGACCCGTTAATGAGTTCTCGTCATTCATGATTTCTTCCGGTGTACCCTGTGACATGATGGTACCGCCGTGGATACCTGCCCCCGGACCAATATCAATAATATAATCGGCAGCCATCATCGTATCTTCATCATGTTCAACCACGATCAGTGTGTTACCGATATCCCGCATGTGAGCGAGTGTGGAGATCAGACGATCGTTATCCCGTTGATGTAGGCCGATACTCGGCTCATCCAGAATATACAGCACGCCCATCAGGCTGGAACCAATCTGTGTCGCCAGTCTGATCCGCTGGGCTTCACCACCGGACAACGTTCCTGCAGCACGGCTAAGGGTCAGATAATCCAGACCTACGTTCACCAGAAAGCCTAGGCGGCTGTTGATTTCTTTCAAAATAAGTTTGGAAATCATTTCTTCTTTCTCACTCAATTGCAGCGAATCGAAGAAACGACCAGCTTCTCCAATGGACAAACTTGTCACATACGCCATGTTATGATCGTTAATCGTAACAGCAAGGCTTTCACGTTTCAGTCGCTGTCCTTTACATGTTCCACACGGCTTGGCACTCATATAACCTTCAATGAATTCACGGATACCTTCGGATGCCGTCTCACGGTAACGACGCTCCAGATTATTCACAATACCTTCAAAAGTAACCAATGCTTCTTTCCGTTGTCCAAAATCATTCTCGTACCGGAAACGAATTTTCTCTGTACCTGTACCCTGCAACAGCTTGTTCATTTGTTCAGCAGGCAGATCTTCTACAGGTACGTTTTGCGGAATATTAAAGTGTTCGCATACCGACTTGAGGAACTGCGGATAATAGGTCGATGTGCCACCTGTCCACGCATCAAACGCACCGTCTTCAATTGTTTTGCTGCGATCCGGTACCAACAGGTCCGGGTCAACAATCATTTTGACACCTAATCCATCACAATCCGGGCAGGCTCCAAATGGGCTGTTGAATGAAAACATGCGCGGCGCCAGCTCTTCAATACTGAATCCGCACACCGGGCAGGCAAAGTTGGAACTGAAACGCAGTTCTTCCTCACCCATAATATCTACCAGCAGTTGTCCACCGGACAGATTAAGTGCAGTCTCAATAGAATCGGCCAAACGCGATTGCACATCTTCCTTGATCACGATCCGGTCAACGACGACTTCAATCGTATGTTTCTTGTTCTTCTCCAATTGGATATCTTCGGACAGATCACGTAATTCCCCGTTCACCCGAACACGGACAAAACCTTGTTTGGAGATATCGGAAAACACACTTTTGTGCTCACCTTTACGTCCCGAGACAATCGGTGCCAGAATCTGCAACCGTGTCCGCTCAGGATATTGCATTATGCGGTCAACCATTTGTTCAACGGTCTGGGAACTAATTTCCACGCCATGATCCGGACAATGAGGATGTCCCACACGCGCAAATAACAGACGCAGGTAGTCATAGATTTCCGTAACGGTTCCGACTGTAGAACGCGGGTTACGACTTGTCGTTTTCTGATCTATGGAGATGGCCGGAGACAATCCTTCAATGGAATCAACGTCCGGTTTCTCCATCTGCCCCAGAAACTGCCGTGCATAAGCCGATAATGATTCCACGTAACGTCGCTGTCCTTCGGCATATATCGTGTCAAAAGCCAGCGAGGACTTGCCTGAGCCACTTAGACCGGTCAATACAACAAAACGGTCACGCGGGATGGTGATATCAATGTTTTTGAGGTTATGCGCTCGCGCGCCTTTGATGACAATGTTCTCGCTCGCCAATGGTATTCATCCTTTCAATGTTGAAATTCCAACCTTTTTAAAGGCTTTTCGATCCCTCCCAAACCCTCCCTTCCAAGGGAGGGCCCCAGAGGGCGCAGCCCTCTGGACACCCGAAACAGGCGGTGCAATGGTGAATGGTCGGGTCTTGCTATGTGAAGGTTGTTGTGTGCCCGCAGCTTCGTCCAAGACTCCGGCTGATTGCCGGTCTCTTGGACGGCCGCTCCACCACGAGAAGGCGCTCACGGCTTCGCTTCGCTCGCGAAGGTCGCCATTGCCTTTGGCTCGGCTCCCCTTAAACACCGGGACGCTCACGGCTTCGCTTCACTCGCGAAGGTCGCCATTGCCTTTGGCTCGGCTCCCCTTAAACACCGGGACGCTCACGGCTTCGCTTCGCTCGCGAAGGTCGCCATTGCCTTTGGCTCGGCTCCCCTTAAACATCGGGACGCTCACGGCTTCGCTTCGCTCGCGAAGGTCGCCATTGCCTTTGGCTCAACTCCCCTTAAACACCAGGGCGCTCACGGCTTCGCTTCACTCGCGAAGGTCGCCATTGCCTTTGGCTCGGCTCCCCTTAAACACCGGGACGCTCACGGCTTCGCTTCGCTCGCGAAAGTCGCCATTGCCTTTGGCTCGGCTCCCCTTAAACACCGGGACGCTCACGGCTTCGCCTCGCTCGTGAAGGTCGCCATTGCCTTTGGCTCGGCTCCTGGGGACACAACTTCCAAATCTTTTCCTATAAACCTTTTAACCAATTTCAACTATTCTATCAGTATAGACCTGATTTTAGGTTTTCAACATGTCTAATTATCGGTAGATATCAATGATTTCCTGACTCAACAAGAGAACGGCCATCCGGCCGTTCTCTTGTTGCAGATCTATCCTCGCTGCGACACATTCATTAATGTGCCTCTATCTTATATCTCTACAGTCTGCTTAATAAGCTATTCTGCGCGCAGTTCCAACAATGCATCGCGAAGTTCAGCAGCACGCTCAAACTGCAAGTTTTTGGCTGCGTCTTTCATCTCTGCTTCTAGGCGCTGAATAAGCGACTGACGTTCCTTCTTCGACATCTTCTCGGCAGCGCCTGTAAGATAGTCTTTCTTGGATTCGGCAACTTTGGTTGCTTCAATCACATCACGCACTTTTTTACGAATCGTCTGTGGTGTAATCCCATGTTTTTCGTTATATTCAATCTGGATTGCACGACGGCGTTCTGTTTCTTTAATCGCCTTATCCATCGAATCTGTCACTTTGTCACCATATAGAATGACTCGACCTTCGCTGTTCCGTGCTGCCCGACCAATCGTTTGGATCAGTGAGCGTTCCGAGCGCAGGAAGCCTTCTTTGTCGGCATCCAAAATGGCTACCAGAGAAACTTCAGGAAGATCTAGACCTTCCCGGAGCAAGTTGATTCCGATAAGGACATGGAACACCCCTAGCCTGAGATCACGCAGAATCGCCATACGCTCCAACGTCTTGATCTCGGAGTGCAAATAACGTACTTTGATTCCGATCTCCTTCAGATAATCTGTTAAATCCTCGGACATCTTCTTCGTTAATGTGGTGATCAGGACCCGCTCGTCTTTCGCAATCCGATCGTTAATCTCACCAATCAGGTCATCGATCTGCCCCTTCGTTGGACGCAGTTCAATAATTGGATCAAGCAGACCGGTTGGACGAATGATCTGTTGTACCATTGTATCCGTATGCTCTATCTCGTAAGGACCTGGTGTCGCGGATACATAGATGATCTGATTCATCTTTTCTTCGAACTCGTCGAATTTGAGCGGACGGTTATCCAGTGCAGATGGCAGACGGAATCCGTGATCAACCAGCACAGTCTTCCGTGCTTGGTCACCGTTGTACATTGCACGGATCTGTGGCAGCGTCACGTGGGACTCATCAACCACAATCAACATGTCATCCGGGAAATAGTCCATCAGTGTGTAAGGTGTATCGCCACGTTCACGGAACGTCAATGGTCCGGAATAGTTCTCAATCCCTGAACAGAACCCGACTTCCTTCATCATCTCGATATCGTAACGTGTACGTTGCTCCAGTCGCTGAGC contains these protein-coding regions:
- the uvrA gene encoding excinuclease ABC subunit UvrA, which codes for MASENIVIKGARAHNLKNIDITIPRDRFVVLTGLSGSGKSSLAFDTIYAEGQRRYVESLSAYARQFLGQMEKPDVDSIEGLSPAISIDQKTTSRNPRSTVGTVTEIYDYLRLLFARVGHPHCPDHGVEISSQTVEQMVDRIMQYPERTRLQILAPIVSGRKGEHKSVFSDISKQGFVRVRVNGELRDLSEDIQLEKNKKHTIEVVVDRIVIKEDVQSRLADSIETALNLSGGQLLVDIMGEEELRFSSNFACPVCGFSIEELAPRMFSFNSPFGACPDCDGLGVKMIVDPDLLVPDRSKTIEDGAFDAWTGGTSTYYPQFLKSVCEHFNIPQNVPVEDLPAEQMNKLLQGTGTEKIRFRYENDFGQRKEALVTFEGIVNNLERRYRETASEGIREFIEGYMSAKPCGTCKGQRLKRESLAVTINDHNMAYVTSLSIGEAGRFFDSLQLSEKEEMISKLILKEINSRLGFLVNVGLDYLTLSRAAGTLSGGEAQRIRLATQIGSSLMGVLYILDEPSIGLHQRDNDRLISTLAHMRDIGNTLIVVEHDEDTMMAADYIIDIGPGAGIHGGTIMSQGTPEEIMNDENSLTGQYLSGRKFIPVRTERRSVGDRWLEVRGAKENNLKNLNVKIPVGVFTAVTGVSGSGKSTLINEILYKTLARDLNRARVRPGQHKEIRGLEHIDKVIDIDQSPIGRTPRSNPATYTGVFDDIRDLFAQTNEAKVRGYKKGRFSFNIKGGRCEACRGDGIIKIEMHFLPDVYVPCEVCKGKRYNRETLEVKYKNRNIADVLEMTVEDATQFFENIPKIHRKMQTLLDVGLGYINLGQPATTLSGGEAQRVKLASELYRRSTGKTIYILDEPTTGLHVDDIDRLLNVLHRLVDSGESVLVIEHNLDVIKTADYIVDLGPEGGSGGGTIVATGTPEDIIKVEASYTGKYLKPVLERDTERSKTLQLTE
- the uvrB gene encoding excinuclease ABC subunit UvrB; amino-acid sequence: MSDIIMSDKTFEIESEFSPQGDQPVAIEELVKGVQEGKRYQTLLGATGTGKTFTIAQTIAKLQRPTLIIAHNKTLAAQLASEFKDFFPHNMVEYFVSYYDYFQPEAYIPSSDTYIEKDSSINEEIDKLRHAATSSLFERRDVIIVASVSCIYGLGSPHSYSSMLLSLRVGMEKPRNQILSRLVEIQYQRNDINFVRGTFRVRGDVIEIFPASKGEHAIRVELFGDEIEKITEIDVLTGELVGEREHIAIFPASHFVTQEETMRVALVNIERELEERLEVLREQGKLLEAQRLEQRTRYDIEMMKEVGFCSGIENYSGPLTFRERGDTPYTLMDYFPDDMLIVVDESHVTLPQIRAMYNGDQARKTVLVDHGFRLPSALDNRPLKFDEFEEKMNQIIYVSATPGPYEIEHTDTMVQQIIRPTGLLDPIIELRPTKGQIDDLIGEINDRIAKDERVLITTLTKKMSEDLTDYLKEIGIKVRYLHSEIKTLERMAILRDLRLGVFHVLIGINLLREGLDLPEVSLVAILDADKEGFLRSERSLIQTIGRAARNSEGRVILYGDKVTDSMDKAIKETERRRAIQIEYNEKHGITPQTIRKKVRDVIEATKVAESKKDYLTGAAEKMSKKERQSLIQRLEAEMKDAAKNLQFERAAELRDALLELRAE